The following proteins are co-located in the Ancylothrix sp. D3o genome:
- a CDS encoding calcium-binding protein, giving the protein MATYDIGFLVGSPSFGEFVGVAAPQDIYRFALDSVGQLTVGLSNLTDNADIYLYLDRNNNGLAELNELITGSANLGVANERISGLLGAGIYLAQVTNVFTSNTNYSLNLSYQTTGLQDSVGNTANTALNIGFLGIPPLLFNEFVGQADTRDFYRFSLGAAADFSGLLYQLSQNANLRLFRDDDNNGILDEDELVVASTNLGVAEDSINIPLPGGNYYVLVDNGSDLFNAGADTQYLLSLAATQPASLIVNDFNLLNLFKTMSARAAVGGARRQHFDLTFGDDLIQQLSPNSLAEDVGGVRAFDGNDTVGGSVNDDVIYGNVGMDLLVGNGGNDMLLAGRDNDQLFGGDGNDFLNGNLGNDALDGGSGDDLLRGNRDNDLLAGGDGNDILIGDFGNDTLIGGGGRDTFVFRTETEAGKKEIAIADQVSDFVVGQDRIGVVGSLQLSDLVFGAAGPNTVIQLRPTGDILAVVFNASPADVTNSTFIAPVTDSILSL; this is encoded by the coding sequence ATGGCGACGTATGATATCGGTTTTTTGGTAGGTAGTCCAAGTTTTGGTGAATTTGTGGGGGTGGCTGCTCCGCAGGATATTTATCGTTTTGCTTTGGATAGTGTGGGACAATTGACGGTGGGGTTAAGTAATTTAACTGATAATGCGGATATTTATTTATATTTAGACCGAAATAATAATGGTTTAGCTGAGTTAAATGAATTGATTACCGGTTCGGCAAATTTGGGGGTGGCGAATGAGCGTATTAGTGGGTTGTTAGGGGCTGGGATTTATTTGGCGCAGGTGACGAATGTTTTTACGTCAAACACTAATTATTCGTTAAATTTATCTTATCAAACAACCGGCCTGCAAGATTCGGTGGGTAATACTGCTAATACGGCGTTAAATATTGGTTTTTTGGGAATTCCGCCATTACTTTTTAATGAGTTTGTAGGACAAGCAGACACCAGAGATTTTTATCGTTTTAGTTTGGGGGCGGCGGCTGATTTTAGTGGGTTGCTTTATCAGTTAAGTCAAAATGCAAATTTACGTTTGTTTCGAGATGATGATAATAATGGAATTTTGGATGAGGATGAGTTAGTTGTTGCTTCGACAAATTTGGGTGTAGCAGAGGATAGTATTAATATTCCTTTGCCGGGGGGAAATTATTATGTTTTGGTGGATAATGGCTCTGATTTATTTAATGCCGGTGCTGATACACAATATCTGTTATCTTTAGCAGCTACACAGCCGGCATCTTTGATTGTTAATGATTTTAATTTGCTGAATTTGTTTAAAACAATGTCAGCTAGGGCTGCTGTTGGGGGCGCAAGACGGCAACATTTTGATTTAACATTTGGGGATGATTTGATTCAACAATTGTCGCCTAATTCTTTGGCTGAAGATGTGGGGGGAGTGAGGGCTTTTGATGGGAATGATACGGTGGGTGGAAGTGTAAATGATGATGTAATTTATGGAAATGTGGGGATGGATTTGTTGGTGGGTAATGGCGGAAATGATATGTTGCTTGCCGGCAGAGATAATGATCAACTTTTTGGGGGAGATGGAAATGATTTTTTGAATGGAAATTTAGGGAATGATGCTTTGGATGGGGGAAGTGGGGATGATTTGTTACGGGGAAATCGAGATAATGATCTTTTGGCGGGAGGCGATGGTAATGATATTTTAATAGGGGATTTTGGCAATGATACTTTGATTGGTGGAGGTGGGAGAGATACGTTTGTTTTTCGGACGGAAACAGAGGCGGGTAAAAAGGAGATTGCCATAGCAGATCAGGTGAGTGATTTTGTGGTAGGGCAAGATAGAATTGGGGTAGTTGGGAGTTTGCAGTTGTCGGATTTGGTGTTTGGCGCGGCGGGGCCCAATACGGTGATTCAATTGAGGCCAACTGGGGATATTTTAGCGGTGGTTTTTAATGCTTCTCCTGCGGATGTTACCAATAGTACGTTTATTGCGCCGGTGACGGATTCAATTTTGAGTTTGTAG
- a CDS encoding thioredoxin domain-containing protein: MSNHLADSKSLYLRKHADNPINWWPWCEEALQTAASENKPIFLSIGYSSCHWCTVMEGEAFSNQEIADYMNANFLPIKVDREERPDIDSIYMQALQMIAGQGGWPLNIFLTPDDLVPFYGGTYFPIEPRYGRAGFLQILQALRRFYDTDKAKLNSIKSEILENLKNSANLPASSLTQNLLHKGLDTASTIIATPVYGPAFPMIPYADLTLRASRFENEEFKHDPKKAALQRGLDLVLGGIYDHISGGFHRYTVDPNWTVPHFEKMLYDNGQIVEYLSELWASGIKEPAIERAIAGTVEWLKREMTSTTGYFYAAQDADSFPNSDSKEPEEGHFYVWSYSELQQNLSRDELAELEAVFSISQQGNFEGKNVLQRQQSGKLSDSIETTLEKLFELRYGSRPVDTPTFPSARNNQEAKTANWPGRIPPVTDTKMIVAWNSLMISGLARASAVFGKLEYLQLAIKAAEFILKNQFIENRFHRLNYDGETSILAQSEDYAFFIKALLDIHQACLIYPSLEPNQWLENALKLQAEFDEFLWSSESGGYYNTASDASQDLLVRERSYIDNATPSANGIAIANLVRLTELSENLEYLAKAEKTLEAFSSAMLQASQGCPSLFSALDWYQNQTLIRTGSEQIAQLIKEYGPAGVYKVETGLPAGSVGLVCQGLRCLEPATTIEKLLQQIRESQNLRRN; this comes from the coding sequence ATGTCAAATCATTTAGCCGACTCAAAAAGCCTTTACCTCCGAAAACACGCCGACAACCCGATCAATTGGTGGCCTTGGTGTGAAGAAGCCTTGCAAACAGCCGCATCAGAAAATAAACCGATATTTCTATCAATTGGTTACTCAAGCTGCCATTGGTGTACTGTCATGGAAGGCGAAGCATTTTCTAACCAAGAAATAGCCGACTATATGAATGCAAATTTTCTGCCAATCAAAGTTGACCGCGAAGAAAGGCCAGATATTGACAGCATTTATATGCAGGCATTACAAATGATAGCCGGTCAAGGCGGTTGGCCCTTAAATATTTTCCTCACCCCCGACGATCTCGTTCCCTTTTATGGCGGAACTTATTTCCCCATTGAACCTCGTTATGGACGCGCCGGCTTTTTACAAATATTGCAAGCACTACGCCGGTTTTATGACACAGACAAAGCCAAACTCAACTCCATCAAATCAGAAATCTTAGAAAACCTCAAAAACTCCGCCAACCTCCCAGCCTCCTCACTCACCCAAAACCTACTACACAAAGGACTCGATACAGCCTCAACCATCATCGCCACCCCCGTCTACGGCCCAGCTTTCCCGATGATACCCTACGCAGACCTGACGCTCAGAGCGAGCCGGTTTGAAAATGAAGAATTTAAACATGACCCCAAAAAGGCAGCCTTACAACGCGGTTTAGACCTCGTATTAGGAGGAATTTACGATCATATTAGCGGCGGATTTCATCGCTACACCGTTGACCCCAACTGGACAGTCCCCCACTTTGAAAAAATGCTCTACGACAACGGACAAATCGTAGAATATCTATCAGAATTATGGGCAAGCGGAATCAAAGAACCGGCCATCGAACGCGCCATAGCCGGCACCGTAGAATGGTTAAAACGAGAAATGACGTCCACCACCGGCTACTTTTACGCCGCCCAAGATGCCGACAGTTTCCCCAACAGTGACTCCAAAGAACCCGAAGAAGGACATTTTTATGTATGGAGTTATAGCGAACTCCAACAAAACCTCAGCCGCGATGAACTTGCCGAACTCGAAGCAGTTTTTAGCATTAGCCAACAAGGCAATTTTGAAGGAAAAAATGTTTTACAAAGACAGCAAAGCGGTAAACTAAGCGACAGCATAGAAACCACCCTCGAAAAATTATTTGAACTGCGCTACGGAAGCCGGCCGGTAGACACACCAACCTTTCCCAGTGCCCGAAACAACCAAGAAGCCAAAACCGCTAACTGGCCAGGACGCATCCCCCCTGTGACTGACACAAAAATGATCGTCGCCTGGAATAGTTTAATGATATCCGGTTTAGCCAGGGCTTCTGCTGTTTTTGGCAAACTCGAATATCTCCAACTTGCCATCAAAGCCGCAGAATTTATCCTCAAAAATCAATTCATAGAAAATCGCTTTCACCGGCTCAACTATGACGGCGAAACTTCAATTTTAGCTCAATCAGAAGACTACGCTTTTTTCATCAAAGCTTTACTTGATATTCATCAAGCTTGTTTAATTTATCCCTCATTGGAGCCTAACCAATGGTTAGAAAACGCCCTCAAATTACAAGCCGAATTTGACGAATTTTTGTGGAGTTCTGAAAGTGGCGGTTATTACAATACAGCCAGTGATGCCAGTCAAGATTTATTAGTCCGAGAACGCAGTTATATAGACAATGCGACTCCTTCGGCAAATGGTATAGCTATTGCAAATTTAGTGCGTCTTACAGAACTCAGCGAGAACCTAGAATATCTGGCAAAAGCAGAAAAAACGTTAGAAGCTTTTAGCAGTGCTATGTTGCAAGCTTCCCAAGGTTGTCCGAGTTTATTTAGCGCCCTTGACTGGTATCAAAATCAAACTTTAATTCGCACAGGTTCGGAACAGATTGCTCAACTTATTAAGGAATACGGGCCGGCAGGAGTTTATAAAGTAGAAACAGGTTTGCCGGCGGGTAGTGTTGGATTGGTTTGTCAAGGTTTACGGTGTTTGGAACCGGCTACAACAATTGAGAAACTGTTACAGCAAATTCGGGAGAGTCAAAATTTAAGAAGAAATTAA